Proteins from a genomic interval of Gemmatimonas sp.:
- a CDS encoding peroxiredoxin: MSSEAPSAVTAGTQAPDFSLPSTANTIVSLASFQSHKAVLLAFFPKAFTSVCTSELCAFSDDFDAFAGLNVEVLPISVDPVEVLQQFRDAHGMRVQLLSDVGGAVARQFGAMWTDGLIANRAYFLIDRAGVVQWAHIEQHPGLRRENEEIFEKIKSVT, from the coding sequence ATGTCTTCCGAAGCCCCGTCTGCAGTGACCGCGGGAACGCAGGCGCCCGATTTCTCCCTGCCGTCCACCGCCAACACGATCGTCTCCCTGGCCAGCTTCCAATCACACAAAGCTGTCCTGCTTGCCTTTTTCCCCAAGGCGTTCACCAGCGTATGCACCAGCGAATTGTGTGCCTTCAGTGATGACTTCGATGCCTTCGCCGGTCTGAACGTGGAAGTGCTGCCCATTTCGGTGGATCCGGTTGAGGTGCTGCAGCAATTTCGCGACGCACACGGCATGCGCGTGCAGCTCCTGTCCGACGTCGGCGGCGCCGTGGCGCGGCAGTTCGGGGCCATGTGGACCGACGGACTCATCGCCAATCGGGCATACTTTCTGATCGACCGGGCCGGCGTGGTGCAGTGGGCGCACATCGAGCAGCATCCTGGACTGCGGCGGGAGAATGAGGAAATCTTCGAGAAGATCAAGTCTGTGACCTGA
- a CDS encoding M20 family metallopeptidase — protein MTCDISDLTTVPAAVLALFTEAQRDGLLDLRRDLHAHPELAFQESRTSAVLERALGLANPVSVQRVAGTGLVARIRGRDPHAPVVAVRGDIDALPIHEATGLPYASQHAGVMHACGHDVHATWAVGAAWLLAQQPAAGDVLVVLQPAEETGEGAAAILAAGALDEVVAIFGAHVDRRFPVGQVVAQAGSLAAAADTFSIVLHGRGAHGARPHESADPVLGAGILIAALQGVVARRVNPSVPAVLTVATMQAGTAPNVIPESARIGGTLRATDPVTRALLADELRQVAHGIAAAHRLTAEVDVELGPPPIVNPEQAAGWAREAAVRLLGHDAVVPLGITNMGGEDFAYYMERIPGAFLRIGAREPHGDPTPAHTPQFFAADGSVFVGAAVLAETARVASAVFAAPR, from the coding sequence ATGACCTGCGACATCTCCGACCTCACCACCGTTCCGGCCGCCGTGCTGGCGCTGTTCACCGAGGCGCAGCGCGACGGCTTGCTCGATCTGCGCCGTGACCTGCACGCGCACCCGGAACTCGCGTTTCAGGAGTCCCGCACGAGTGCCGTGCTCGAGCGGGCGCTCGGTCTGGCCAATCCGGTCAGTGTGCAGCGCGTTGCCGGCACGGGGCTGGTGGCCCGCATCCGCGGGCGCGATCCCCACGCTCCGGTGGTCGCCGTGCGCGGCGATATCGACGCCTTGCCCATTCACGAGGCCACCGGGCTGCCGTACGCCTCGCAGCACGCCGGGGTCATGCACGCCTGCGGGCACGATGTGCACGCCACCTGGGCCGTTGGCGCGGCATGGTTGCTGGCGCAGCAACCGGCAGCGGGCGACGTGCTCGTGGTGCTGCAGCCCGCCGAGGAAACCGGAGAGGGAGCCGCCGCCATCCTGGCCGCCGGCGCGCTCGACGAGGTGGTCGCCATCTTCGGGGCGCATGTCGATCGGCGTTTTCCGGTGGGGCAGGTGGTCGCTCAGGCGGGTTCGCTTGCCGCCGCCGCCGATACCTTCTCCATCGTCCTGCACGGGCGTGGCGCGCACGGCGCGCGACCCCACGAGTCGGCCGACCCCGTGCTGGGCGCCGGCATTCTCATCGCGGCCTTGCAGGGCGTGGTCGCACGCCGCGTGAACCCCTCCGTGCCGGCCGTCCTCACCGTGGCCACGATGCAGGCGGGCACGGCCCCGAACGTCATCCCGGAAAGCGCGCGCATTGGAGGTACCCTGCGTGCCACCGACCCGGTGACCCGGGCCCTGCTCGCCGACGAACTCCGGCAGGTGGCGCACGGCATCGCGGCGGCACACCGCCTCACGGCGGAGGTCGACGTCGAGCTCGGTCCACCGCCCATCGTGAATCCCGAACAGGCGGCCGGGTGGGCTCGTGAGGCGGCCGTCCGGTTGCTGGGGCACGACGCTGTGGTGCCGCTGGGCATCACCAACATGGGGGGCGAGGACTTCGCCTACTACATGGAGCGCATCCCCGGGGCCTTTCTGCGTATCGGGGCACGCGAACCGCACGGCGACCCCACACCGGCGCACACACCGCAGTTCTTCGCGGCCGATGGCAGCGTGTTCGTGGGAGCCGCGGTGCTCGCCGAAACCGCGCGCGTCGCGTCGGCGGTGTTTGCGGCGCCGCGGTAG
- a CDS encoding GGDEF domain-containing response regulator gives MTAPVPSPPGRLAGRARLRVLLVENDPVAARRSEASLAAHREFDVRVDCVPSLSGAIRLLLEQSYDAVVLELDVDDASGLATLAGIRGAAPTVPVVVYARALDDVLAVRALRAGAHECHDKQHLPPVHLARSLTFAIERQRRLAALEAARVDASHRATHDPLTGLANRALFLDQLERALAFGTRYHRNTGVLFIDLDGFKEVNDRHGHALGDRLLRVVADRLVQCVRRSDAVARLGGDEFVVLLPDVRSDRDLAHVKASIEASLQRPFGHEGSAVVPLAASIGCAMSPVDGVSAPELLAMADADMYREKVQRADSSAAQV, from the coding sequence ATGACGGCACCGGTACCGTCTCCACCCGGCCGGTTGGCGGGGCGCGCGCGCCTGCGCGTGCTGCTGGTGGAGAACGACCCGGTGGCCGCCCGACGTTCCGAGGCGTCCCTGGCGGCGCATCGGGAGTTCGACGTGCGCGTGGATTGTGTGCCATCGCTCTCGGGTGCCATCCGGCTGCTGCTCGAGCAGTCCTACGATGCGGTGGTGCTGGAGCTCGACGTGGATGATGCGTCGGGGCTGGCCACCCTGGCCGGGATCCGCGGGGCCGCCCCCACGGTTCCGGTGGTCGTGTATGCCCGGGCACTCGATGATGTGCTGGCCGTGCGCGCCCTGCGAGCGGGAGCGCACGAGTGTCACGACAAGCAGCACCTGCCACCGGTTCACCTCGCGCGGTCGCTGACCTTTGCCATTGAGCGTCAGCGGCGGCTGGCCGCGCTTGAAGCGGCGCGCGTGGACGCGTCCCACCGGGCCACGCACGATCCCCTGACCGGCCTCGCCAACCGGGCGCTTTTCCTCGACCAGTTGGAGCGTGCGCTGGCCTTCGGCACGCGATACCACCGCAACACCGGGGTGCTCTTCATCGACCTCGACGGCTTCAAGGAGGTGAACGACCGTCACGGACATGCGTTGGGAGATCGGCTGCTGCGCGTGGTGGCGGATCGGCTGGTGCAGTGCGTGCGGCGCTCCGATGCGGTCGCCCGTCTGGGGGGCGACGAGTTCGTGGTGCTGCTCCCCGATGTCAGGAGCGACCGCGACCTCGCCCACGTCAAGGCGTCCATCGAGGCGTCGCTCCAGCGCCCCTTTGGGCACGAGGGCAGCGCCGTGGTGCCACTAGCCGCCAGCATCGGCTGCGCCATGTCTCCGGTAGACGGGGTCAGTGCCCCCGAACTGCTGGCCATGGCCGACGCCGACATGTACCGCGAGAAGGTGCAGCGCGCGGATTCCAGCGCCGCCCAGGTGTAG